The genomic interval ATTCTTTAAAAATAATTAATTCGCTGAGTTGACCAATCAGTAGTACCTGAATGACCATTAGCGGCAATATGCCAAACAGAGAGCCAATGCTGGCAATAATGCCGGCAAATTGGCTGTTATAGCGAAAGCTTAATAAGTCCGCTAGCGAATGCAGGTGATAGGTTTGAGTCAGCTGGATCAGTGGCTTCAGCAGCAGCGGCGCAAATAGAAATAGTGCTGAAGTGCCGAAAAAATATGACATGAATAAGTAGCCGCTATCTTCTGCTGTATCGATCGAGCCAAATAGCGCCCAGGCGCCAACATAACCGCCAAGCGAAAAAGAATAAACCCAAGGTTTTTGTGTTAGGTTATCAGAGAATTTGGCATTTTCAGCTAAAAAGTAAATGCCGCCAGCAATAAGCGCAATCACCGCAATGATGATTAATGGGGTAAGCATTCTCAGTAATCTCTTGGCTGCTTAGGTTTGTTTTCGGTACGCCACTGATTTAAAAATACAATTAATATGATTAAACCCCAGGCAACATAAGGTCGATACCATGCAGCCTGATTGTTGCTTACCCATTGCTCAATCGCTGGCGAGAAAATAAACATGACTAAAATTAACAAAATAATGCTGCGCGGGATCAACATAATGTCTACCTAAAGGCGAAGTGCTTGCGTATGCGGTATATTGTGCGCATCAAACCGCTCGATAGCAAATGCTATCAGGCTTGGAATATCCCTGTCTGCTGTCGCAGGGGGTATAGCTTGACCCAGTAGCTGCAATACCTTAATCAAATTGTCATACGCGAGACCGTTGTCAATGGCTGGTGCATGGTTCTGCTTGCTGAGCTTATTGCCTTTGGCATCAACAATGATCGGTAAATGAAGATAGTTAGGTAGAGGCTGATCTGCAGCAGCTAGTTCGCTATACAAGGCTAGCTGTTTTGCGGTGCTAGAGATAAGATCAATTCCCCTCACCACATCACTAATGCCGGTGGCAATATCGTCGACAACGACGGCTAATTGATAGGCCCATAAACCGTCTTTGCGCTTGATAATAAAGTCGTGATAACTATTGCTTGTCTCAGCAGCTTGCTGACCCTGCAGTTGATCAAAAAAACTGGGCAGTTGGTTTGGCGCTAAAAACCGGATTGCTGCTGCATCTTGCGGGCTAGGCTGATGTTTTAGGCAATGTCGGTCGTAGCCGTTATTAAGCTGTTTAAGCCTTTGGCGATTACAGTTACAGCGGTAGGCTTTTTGCCTATCGAACAGCTGGTCAAGTGCTGCCTGATAATGTGAAGATTGGCGAGACTGGTAAACAACCTCGCCATCCCAGCGTAAGCCATGTGCCAGCAAGCTTTGTATGATCTGTTCAGTGGCGCCTTGTTGTTCGCGAGGCGGATCTATGTCTTCAATTCTTAGCTGCCAGTTGCCGTTATGTGACTTACTGATAAGAAAGCTGGCGACGGCGGTCAGTAAAGAGCCAAAATGCAGAGGGCCGGAAGGGCTGGGAGCGAATCTGCCTGAATACAGTGCTTGTGATAAAGGGCTTGAAGCAGGCAAGGGTTAGGCGCGGTATTAGCCGCGCTCTTGTTTTTCTTTGATTTCAGCTAAAGTTTTGCAGTCAATACATAGGTCTGCAGTTGGCCGCGCTTCAAGACGTTTGATGCCGATTTCTACACCGCAGGCATCACACCAGCCGTAGTCACCTTGTTCAATCTTTTCTAGTGTTTTTTCAATTTTCTTAATCAGCTTACGCTCACGATCACGAGTGCGAAGCTCTAAGCTAAATTCTTCTTCTTGGGTAGCACGATCAGCGGGGTCAGGAAAGTTTGCCGCTTCATCTTTCATATGCGTAACGGTACGGTCAACTTCACCGCGTAACTCATCACGCCATGCATTTAAAATCTGTTTGAAATGGTCCAGCTGTTTATCCGACATATACTCCTCACCTTTTTTAGGTTTGTAAGGTGTGAAGTTTTTGAACTGGTTATCTTTTTTTGTTGGCATTCATCAATCTCAATTAAATACAATAAATCTGGCGCGCTCTGAGATACGCTTAAGCATGCGATTGTGCTTAAAACCAAACAAGTAAATGCACAAGAATGCTGTAATTTGCTCGTCCCGATCTGTGAGACAAGGGCGAAATTGTAGAACGAAATCAGTAAAAGTCAAAGCTTTTGATCATATCCCTTGCCACTAAGCACTGATACAATAAACGATTATGTCCAGCTGGCAGAAAATTATAGGTTGTTGTTTTCATGTTGAAATTTGCACAAAGAGTTGAAGAAATTGAGCCGTTTCGTGTGGTTGAGGTGCTGGCAGAAGCAAAAGCCATGGCTGCGCGCGGTATTGACGTTGTGCATATGGAGGCTGGCGAGCCAGATTTTGCCACCGCGCAGCCAATCATTGATGCGGCTAAACTTGCCCTTGACCAAGGCGCAACGTATTACACTGCAGCGACCGGCATCGAGCCGTTACGCATCAAATTAGCTGAGCTATATGCTGAGCGGCATAAGGTAAATATTGATCCACGTCGAATTATCATCACCCCTGGCGCCTCCGGTGCCTTGTTATTGGTAGCTTCATTATTGGTTAATCCTGGCGATGGTATCTTGCTGGCTGACCCTGGCTATCCCTGTAATCGACATTTTCTCCGCCTAGTTGAGGGTAGGGCGCAGTTAGTGCCGGTATCGGCTGCTGAACGATACCAATTAAATGCAAACAACGTGGCCAAACACTGGCAGCCGAATACTATCGGTGCAATGGTGGCATCGCCGGCCAACCCTACCGGCGAAGTGATTCGTAAACCAGAGTTAGCGGCGCTATATGCTGCGGTGCAAGAGCGCTCAGGGCATTTGATCGTGGATGAGATTTATCACGGCTTAACTTTTGAACAGCCTGCAAGCTCAATTTTAGAAATCACGCAAGATGCTTTCGTGATCAACAGCTTTTCCAAATACTTTGGCATGACCGGCTGGCGATTAGGGTGGTTGGTTGCCCCAGATGCTGCAGTTGAACCGCTCGAACGCCTAGCGCAAAATCTATTTATCTCGATGTCTACCATGGCGCAGTATGGTGCGCTTGCAGGTTTTGAGCCTGAAACAAAGGCAGTGCTAGAACAACGCAAAGAGATTTTTAAGTCTCGACGAGACTTTTTGTTACCCGCTTTACAGTCTATAGGTTTTGACATTCCGTCCACGCCGGAGGGAGCATTTTATATATATGCCAATATTGAAAAATTTGGTATGGATAGCATGACATTTTGTCAAAAAATGTTACGAGAGCATGCGGTAGCTATTACGCCAGGGGCAGACTTTGGTCAGTATCAGTCAGATAAACATGTGCGCTTTGCCTATACCACATCGATGGACCAGCTTAAAAAAGGTATAGATAGATTAAAGTTAGCGCTTAGCTAAGCTTTAAAGAGGACGGTTTGAATTTTAAAGCGTAGCGAGAATAAAGCCTTCGGCGTTAATAACGATTTTTAGTGGCTGTAAAAATTTTCCTAAGCATGGGCCAGCAACGCATTTTCCATTCTCGATTAAAAACAAGGCACCATGAGTGGAGCATTGAATCAAGCTGGCTTGATGATCTAAAAAATCATCTTCCTGCCATTCAAGCTCAATACCTAAGTGTGGGCATTGATTTTTATAAGCATACAGCTGTTGGTTTTTACGCACCAAAAACACACTGCCTAAATCCGCTGTTGAAAAACCTCGCGACTCTCCCTCATTAATCTCACTCTGGTGGCACAGTATTGTCATAG from Pseudomonadales bacterium carries:
- a CDS encoding Rieske (2Fe-2S) protein: MTILCHQSEINEGESRGFSTADLGSVFLVRKNQQLYAYKNQCPHLGIELEWQEDDFLDHQASLIQCSTHGALFLIENGKCVAGPCLGKFLQPLKIVINAEGFILATL
- the gluQRS gene encoding tRNA glutamyl-Q(34) synthetase GluQRS, translating into MPASSPLSQALYSGRFAPSPSGPLHFGSLLTAVASFLISKSHNGNWQLRIEDIDPPREQQGATEQIIQSLLAHGLRWDGEVVYQSRQSSHYQAALDQLFDRQKAYRCNCNRQRLKQLNNGYDRHCLKHQPSPQDAAAIRFLAPNQLPSFFDQLQGQQAAETSNSYHDFIIKRKDGLWAYQLAVVVDDIATGISDVVRGIDLISSTAKQLALYSELAAADQPLPNYLHLPIIVDAKGNKLSKQNHAPAIDNGLAYDNLIKVLQLLGQAIPPATADRDIPSLIAFAIERFDAHNIPHTQALRL
- the dksA gene encoding RNA polymerase-binding protein DksA; the encoded protein is MPTKKDNQFKNFTPYKPKKGEEYMSDKQLDHFKQILNAWRDELRGEVDRTVTHMKDEAANFPDPADRATQEEEFSLELRTRDRERKLIKKIEKTLEKIEQGDYGWCDACGVEIGIKRLEARPTADLCIDCKTLAEIKEKQERG
- a CDS encoding pyridoxal phosphate-dependent aminotransferase; this encodes MLKFAQRVEEIEPFRVVEVLAEAKAMAARGIDVVHMEAGEPDFATAQPIIDAAKLALDQGATYYTAATGIEPLRIKLAELYAERHKVNIDPRRIIITPGASGALLLVASLLVNPGDGILLADPGYPCNRHFLRLVEGRAQLVPVSAAERYQLNANNVAKHWQPNTIGAMVASPANPTGEVIRKPELAALYAAVQERSGHLIVDEIYHGLTFEQPASSILEITQDAFVINSFSKYFGMTGWRLGWLVAPDAAVEPLERLAQNLFISMSTMAQYGALAGFEPETKAVLEQRKEIFKSRRDFLLPALQSIGFDIPSTPEGAFYIYANIEKFGMDSMTFCQKMLREHAVAITPGADFGQYQSDKHVRFAYTTSMDQLKKGIDRLKLALS